A stretch of DNA from Curtobacterium sp. MCBD17_035:
TCGCTGCCGGCCGCGATGCGCCGGAGGGCTGCCTCGGCGCGGGCGTGTGCATCGAGCTCGGCGAGGGGCATGGTGTCCTCGGGGTGCACGCTGCGCTCGTGCTCCGCCGTCCGCTCCTGATGCGCGTCGGGCACGCGCTCGGGGTCCGATCCCTCGTCCGCCTGGTCGTGCCCCATGTGCCGACGATACCGCCGGGCGGATGGACACCGGTCGGGAGCGGGGCAGGACGGACCGAGTCGCGCGAGCGGCGAGGAGAAGGGGGACGGTGCGGCCATCGACCCGAACGAGGCCGCACCGTCCAAGGGAGGAGAGAGGTCCGGCTCCGACCCGAACGGCGCCGCACCTCTTGCCTCGCGGGTCACAATCTAGATGGCCTAACTAGAATTGTCCATACCCGCGGGTACGGAATCTTCGGCACCCACCGCATCGGCCATCTCGGTGAGGAACCGCAGCACCACGTCAGCGGCTCCGGCAGGCAGGTCCGCCACCGCTCGACCCCGTGTCGCGTCGAGTTCCGCGATCACGCGACGGGCGCGGTGGGCGGCCGGGCCGGTGGCCGTGAGGAGCACGCCACGGCGGTCCTGCGGGTCCGGGTGACGCTCGACGTACCCGCTCCGGACGAGTCGCTCGACGAGCACCGAGGTGGAGGCCGCGGTCACCCCGAGCCGGACCGCGAGGTCCTTCGCGTTGACGTCCTGCCCGACGGCCCCGGCCTCGAGCAGGAAGCGCAACGCGTGCAGACCGTTCTCGCCCACGTGGAGGGACGCACACGCTCGGCGGTGGGCGCGCTGCTCGGCCTCGCGGAGCTGACGGAGCGCCTCGAGGACGTCGGTCACCGATGCCGGGGAGGCACTGTCCCAGAAGCCCCGGGCCTGCGTCGTTGGCTCGGACATGGAGGACATGCTAGATCATCTAGCAGCTAGTCAGTCGAGGGATTTACTGCTTCGCCGATCGGCCGCGGGCACTGCAGCTGCAGCTGCATCATGGGGTCGCTGCAGGAACAGCCCCATGGACCGCACGGCGATGCTGCCCACGATCACCGTCGCGAGCGCCACGACGACCCAGGCCGACGCGATGCCGAGCGTCCCGAGGTCCGTGGACGTGAGCAGCCGGATCCCGTAGGTGGCGCTCGCGGCTGTCGTGAAGGTCATCGCCCAGAAGCCGATCGCGAACCCGGACCTGAGGTAGCGACGGACGAGGAAGGCGTGCGGGAGGAGGAAGGCGACCATGGTGCCGGCGAGGGCGGTGTGCACGATGGACGGGGCGCCTCCCGTCAGCACCCACCATGCGTTGCCCGCGACCGCCGGCGGTGCGGAGACGATCGCGAGCGTGGGCAGGAGTGCGGCCGGGATCGCCGGTCCGGTCGCGAACCGAACGAGGAGCACGGCGCCGACGAGGAGCCAGAACAGCACGCCGGTCGCGAAGAAGCCCGTCGCGAGTGCCGGGTGACCGGTGGTCGCGAGCGCCTGCGCGCCGAGCAGCGAGTTGGCGACGGTCGGGAGCAGGTACCCGCCGTGGAGCGTTCCCGGGTCGCGAGGCGTGGTGAGCAGGTCGGTCACGAACCACGCACCGAATGCCGTGGTCAGCGCGAGCATCGCCCAGACGCCGACCGCCCCGACCGTCGGCGCCCACGTCGACACGTGCACCGCGAGCAGCGACCCCACCGCGGGCACGAGCGCGGCGAACGGACCGAGGACCGGGTGGCGGAGGTCGGCGACGACTGCTCCAATCCCGCCCGGTCGGCGCAGGTACCGGACGATGGTCACGACCCAGGCGACCGCCGCGGCGGCCCACAGTACTTCGCCGATGGCGGCCGGCGCTCCGAGCAGGTCGCCGGCCGTGGTCCAGGTACCGGCGATAACTGCCGTGCCGAACGAGATCCCGAACGTGTTGAGCGGCAATCGTGGTCGCGGTGTCGTCGTGGTGGTCATCTTGGCTCCTTGTTCGGGTGCCGATGTAACCGTCATAGGTGGCACAGCATTCCCGCCCGCTCCCGTTGCGACCGGCGCGTCCGGTCGGTGCACGTCGTTGCTGCCCGGCGCGCCTCCGGACATCGCGGACGCGCCCACGCATCCGCAACATCCGTGACCCGGGCATGAAACACCGCGGCAATCACGAGTCGTTATGTTCTCGGCATGGCCGCTCCGTCCGCTGCGGCCGACGGGTCCGGAACGTCCGAGGAGGCGACGTGCTGAGCCGCACCGCCGAGAGCGTCTTCGGGATCGGCCGCTCCGTCGAACGCGCGGACGGGACCGCCCGGCTCCTCGACGTCCACCTGCAACTGCTCAACGAGGAGCCGTGGATCGAGGAGGACCTCGCCTGCCGCAGTCTGCTCGGCGTCCTGGGGGCATCGGTGCCCGACGACGAGCGACTCACCCGTGCGGACGTGCTCGGCATGCTCGCCGTCGGCCGGCACAACGCCGCCTCGATCGCGTACTCCCTGGGCGCGGCCCGGGAGGACGCACGCCGCGCCCGCGAGTTCGTGTCGACCGAGCTGTGGGAGTGCCTCAACACGACGCGGGCGCGCATGCCCCGCAAGGTCGCGAGCGACAAGGTGCACGAGTTCTTCGGGTGGGTGCGGGAGCGGAGTGCGCTCGCGGTGGGGATCATCGAGTCCACCACGAGCCACGGCGAGACCTGGAACTTCTTCACCCTCGGCCGCTCGATCGAGCGGGCCGACCTGACCGCGCGCTTGCTCGCCAGCCGCATGCTCACCGAGGTCGCCGGGCCGAGCTGGACCACGATCCTCCGCTCGTGCGGCGCCTACGAGCCGTACCTGCACACGCACCGCGGTGTGCCGTCGGCGCGGACTGCTGCCGAGTTCCTCCTGCTCGACCCGTCGTTCCCGCGCTCCGTCCTGTTCTCGGTGCGCCGCGCCGAGCAGTGCCTCCGCGAGGTCGAGCCGGCGACGGAGCGGGCCGGTACGGAGGACGATGCCCAGCGCCTCCTCGGTGGGATCCGGTCGTCGCTCGAGGTCGCGCCCGTGGCCGCGATCCTCGAGGACCTG
This window harbors:
- a CDS encoding MarR family transcriptional regulator encodes the protein MSEPTTQARGFWDSASPASVTDVLEALRQLREAEQRAHRRACASLHVGENGLHALRFLLEAGAVGQDVNAKDLAVRLGVTAASTSVLVERLVRSGYVERHPDPQDRRGVLLTATGPAAHRARRVIAELDATRGRAVADLPAGAADVVLRFLTEMADAVGAEDSVPAGMDNSS
- a CDS encoding C4-dicarboxylate transporter, whose protein sequence is MTTTTTPRPRLPLNTFGISFGTAVIAGTWTTAGDLLGAPAAIGEVLWAAAAVAWVVTIVRYLRRPGGIGAVVADLRHPVLGPFAALVPAVGSLLAVHVSTWAPTVGAVGVWAMLALTTAFGAWFVTDLLTTPRDPGTLHGGYLLPTVANSLLGAQALATTGHPALATGFFATGVLFWLLVGAVLLVRFATGPAIPAALLPTLAIVSAPPAVAGNAWWVLTGGAPSIVHTALAGTMVAFLLPHAFLVRRYLRSGFAIGFWAMTFTTAASATYGIRLLTSTDLGTLGIASAWVVVALATVIVGSIAVRSMGLFLQRPHDAAAAAVPAADRRSSKSLD
- a CDS encoding alpha-E domain-containing protein — protein: MLSRTAESVFGIGRSVERADGTARLLDVHLQLLNEEPWIEEDLACRSLLGVLGASVPDDERLTRADVLGMLAVGRHNAASIAYSLGAAREDARRAREFVSTELWECLNTTRARMPRKVASDKVHEFFGWVRERSALAVGIIESTTSHGETWNFFTLGRSIERADLTARLLASRMLTEVAGPSWTTILRSCGAYEPYLHTHRGVPSARTAAEFLLLDPSFPRSVLFSVRRAEQCLREVEPATERAGTEDDAQRLLGGIRSSLEVAPVAAILEDLPSRMEQVRQATTEVSDAIRARYFPTDAAPSWAGGR